Proteins from one Ketobacter alkanivorans genomic window:
- a CDS encoding bifunctional prephenate dehydrogenase/3-phosphoshikimate 1-carboxyvinyltransferase, with amino-acid sequence MNRVTIVGLGLIGGSFALGLKAHGLCNEIVGCSRSQSTLDKGLQLGVIDRAEPDILKAVAGADLVMLAAPIGSTETLLRAMAPALDGSAVVTDAGSVKGNVVAAAKAVFGKVPNWFVPGHPIAGSERSGVEAAKVDLYQNHKVILTPLPDTDPDALNLVQHAWSGIGAEVLTMSVEQHDSVLAATSHLPHLLAFSLVDTLAKEDENQEIFRYAAGGFRDFTRIASSDPTMWHDIFIANQQSILDVIGHFSRGLEVFKAAVEQQDSQAMLGIMTRAKVARDHFTKMLAKRAYSKTMTEKNVVFTAHRGGEVKGSIRVPGDKSISHRSIMMGSLADGVTEVFGFLEGEDSLATLQSFRDLGVTIEGPNNGHVKVYGVGIHGLLPPHGPLYLGNSGTSMRLLAGLLSAQKFDVELTGDESLSRRPMGRVTKPLAMMGAKVDCREDGTPPLKIKGGQPLKGIHYDMPMASAQVKSCVLLAGLYAEGVTSVTEPAPTRDHTERMLRGFGYPVTTEGNKITLVGGGSLKGTTIDVPADISSAAFFMVAASITPGADLTLQHVGINPTRVGVINILNAMGGNLEVLNRREVGGEPVADIRIQHAKLKGIHIPEDQVPLAIDEFPVLFVAAACAEGTTVLTGAEELRVKESDRIQVMADGLQALGVKADPTPDGIVIEGGAYGGGTVESHGDHRIAMSFAVAALRAGGNITINNCANVATSFPNFVELSRKVGMKLDVAEVGESNG; translated from the coding sequence ATGAATCGTGTCACGATTGTGGGGCTGGGCTTGATAGGTGGATCTTTTGCATTAGGTCTCAAGGCTCACGGGCTATGCAACGAAATAGTCGGTTGCAGCCGCTCCCAAAGCACCCTTGATAAAGGCTTGCAGCTGGGCGTCATTGATCGCGCCGAGCCTGACATACTCAAAGCGGTTGCCGGAGCCGATCTGGTGATGCTGGCAGCCCCTATAGGTTCCACAGAAACCCTGTTGCGCGCCATGGCCCCGGCCCTGGATGGCAGCGCCGTTGTTACCGACGCGGGTAGCGTAAAAGGCAATGTTGTGGCTGCCGCCAAAGCCGTGTTCGGCAAGGTGCCTAACTGGTTTGTGCCAGGCCATCCGATCGCCGGGTCTGAACGCAGTGGTGTTGAAGCCGCCAAGGTCGATCTGTACCAGAATCACAAAGTTATCCTGACACCTCTGCCGGATACCGATCCTGACGCCTTAAACCTGGTACAGCATGCCTGGAGTGGGATTGGAGCAGAAGTGCTCACCATGAGCGTGGAACAGCACGACAGCGTGCTGGCCGCCACCAGCCACTTACCGCACCTGCTGGCATTCTCGCTGGTGGATACCTTAGCTAAAGAGGATGAAAATCAGGAAATATTCCGGTACGCTGCCGGCGGTTTTCGCGATTTTACCCGCATAGCCTCCAGTGATCCCACCATGTGGCATGATATTTTCATTGCCAACCAGCAGTCCATATTGGATGTGATAGGTCACTTCAGTCGCGGGCTCGAAGTATTTAAAGCAGCGGTGGAACAGCAGGATTCCCAGGCCATGCTGGGCATCATGACCCGAGCCAAGGTGGCGCGGGATCATTTCACCAAAATGTTAGCAAAGCGTGCATACAGTAAGACTATGACTGAAAAGAATGTTGTGTTCACTGCCCATCGTGGCGGTGAGGTAAAGGGTTCCATTCGTGTACCTGGCGATAAATCAATTTCCCATCGCTCCATTATGATGGGGTCTCTGGCCGATGGCGTCACTGAAGTGTTCGGGTTTCTGGAGGGCGAGGACAGCCTGGCTACCCTGCAATCCTTCCGCGACCTTGGGGTCACCATCGAAGGCCCCAATAATGGACATGTAAAAGTTTATGGTGTGGGTATCCATGGCCTGTTGCCGCCCCACGGGCCGCTTTATCTGGGTAACAGCGGCACTTCCATGCGCCTGCTGGCGGGCTTGTTGTCCGCCCAGAAATTTGACGTGGAACTGACCGGTGATGAATCCCTGTCCCGCCGCCCCATGGGGCGCGTGACCAAGCCTCTGGCCATGATGGGAGCCAAAGTGGATTGTCGTGAGGATGGTACGCCACCTCTCAAGATCAAAGGCGGTCAGCCCCTTAAAGGCATTCATTACGATATGCCCATGGCCAGCGCTCAAGTGAAATCCTGCGTGTTACTGGCGGGTTTATACGCCGAGGGTGTCACCAGCGTCACAGAACCAGCGCCGACTCGTGATCATACCGAGCGCATGTTGCGTGGTTTTGGTTATCCTGTAACCACAGAGGGCAATAAAATCACTTTGGTGGGCGGTGGCAGCCTTAAAGGCACCACAATCGACGTACCCGCTGATATTTCCTCCGCTGCCTTTTTTATGGTGGCGGCCAGCATTACCCCCGGAGCCGATCTTACCCTGCAGCATGTTGGTATTAACCCAACCCGCGTTGGGGTCATCAATATACTTAACGCTATGGGCGGAAACCTGGAAGTACTTAACCGGCGTGAAGTCGGGGGTGAGCCGGTGGCGGACATTCGTATCCAGCATGCCAAACTGAAAGGGATTCATATCCCCGAAGATCAGGTGCCGCTCGCTATTGATGAATTCCCCGTTTTGTTCGTTGCGGCGGCCTGCGCCGAAGGCACCACCGTACTCACCGGTGCCGAGGAGCTGCGAGTGAAGGAAAGCGATCGTATTCAAGTCATGGCGGATGGGCTACAGGCGCTGGGTGTTAAGGCTGATCCGACGCCAGATGGCATCGTCATTGAAGGTGGTGCATACGGCGGTGGTACCGTTGAAAGTCATGGAGATCACCGCATTGCCATGTCTTTTGCAGTTGCCGCGCTGCGGGCAGGTGGCAACATCACCATAAACAATTGTGCTAACGTGGCAACTTCTTTTCCTAATTTCGTCGAACTGTCACGGAAAGTGGGTATGAAGCTGGATGTCGCAGAAGTAGGAGAATCCAATGGCTAG
- the hisC gene encoding histidinol-phosphate transaminase, whose protein sequence is MTCDYIALATTGVQGLTPYVPGKPIDELERELGISNIIKLASNENPLGPSPKVLQALDQVKADLTRYPDGNGFRLKQALAAKLGVKADTITLGNGSNDVLDLIARAYLSAGDEAIFSQYAFAVYPISTQACGATAVVTPAKDWGHDLAAMASAITDKTKLIFIANPNNPTGTSFGRQEWERFISKVPEHVLVVLDEAYIEYVENDAVLNGVDYLNQYPNLIVTRTFSKAYGLAALRVGYGLSHPQVANVLNRVRQPFNVDSFALAAATAVLDDESYLQRSRDLNRQGLQQFEEGFRSLGLEYIPSAGNFITVHFEQQGTAVYQKLLLEGVITRPVANYGMANSLRISVGLPEENRRCLDALAKVLAQC, encoded by the coding sequence ATGACCTGTGATTACATAGCGTTGGCGACAACTGGCGTGCAGGGGCTGACCCCTTACGTGCCTGGTAAACCGATAGATGAGCTGGAGCGGGAGCTTGGCATCAGCAACATTATAAAGCTGGCCAGCAATGAAAACCCGCTGGGACCCAGCCCCAAAGTGTTGCAGGCACTGGATCAGGTCAAGGCAGATCTGACTCGATACCCGGATGGCAATGGCTTCAGACTTAAGCAGGCGCTGGCCGCTAAGCTGGGTGTAAAAGCAGACACCATTACCCTGGGCAATGGCTCCAACGATGTTCTGGATCTGATTGCCCGCGCGTACCTGTCAGCAGGTGATGAGGCGATTTTTTCCCAGTACGCCTTTGCGGTTTACCCGATTTCCACCCAGGCCTGTGGTGCCACTGCCGTTGTAACGCCCGCTAAAGACTGGGGCCATGATCTGGCCGCCATGGCATCTGCCATCACCGATAAAACCAAGTTGATCTTTATTGCTAATCCTAACAATCCAACCGGCACCTCTTTTGGTCGGCAGGAATGGGAGCGCTTTATCAGCAAGGTACCCGAGCACGTACTGGTCGTGTTGGATGAAGCCTACATAGAATATGTGGAGAACGATGCTGTTCTCAATGGTGTGGATTACCTGAATCAGTACCCCAATCTGATCGTGACTCGTACATTTTCCAAAGCATATGGTTTGGCAGCTTTGCGGGTTGGATACGGTCTGTCTCATCCTCAGGTGGCAAACGTATTGAACCGTGTGCGCCAACCCTTCAATGTGGACTCCTTTGCTTTAGCGGCGGCAACGGCCGTTCTGGATGATGAGAGCTATCTGCAACGCAGCCGTGATTTGAATCGGCAGGGCCTGCAGCAGTTTGAGGAAGGTTTCAGAAGCCTCGGATTGGAATACATTCCTTCTGCGGGCAACTTTATTACGGTGCATTTTGAGCAGCAAGGTACCGCTGTTTATCAAAAATTGTTACTCGAAGGGGTTATCACCAGGCCCGTAGCGAATTACGGCATGGCTAACTCACTGCGCATCAGTGTTGGTTTGCCGGAAGAAAACCGCCGTTGCCTGGATGCGCTGGCCAAGGTGTTGGCGCAATGTTAA
- the pheA gene encoding prephenate dehydratase — MSDSKPTLETLRDTIDQLDRQIQELINKRASCAQQVADVKQAGMEEGEKAVFYRPEREAQVLRRVMERNSGPLNNESMARLFREIMSACLALEEPMSIAYLGPEGTFTQAAAQKHFGHAVRTLPMATIDEVFREVESGSAHYGVVPVENSTEGVVNTTLDSFTHANVTICGEVELRIHHHLLVGANTKENSISRIYSHQQSFAQCRQWLDAHYPAADRIPVSSNSDAAKRMQSEWNAAAIAGEVAAEIYGLKKVASNIEDNPHNSTRFLIVGREHVPSSGQDKTSIIVSMKNKPGALYELLAPFHEAGIMLTRVETRPSRDGTWAYLFFIDFEGHENTESVKNVLKHVEELAVYVKRLGSYPKAVL; from the coding sequence ATGTCTGATTCCAAACCCACACTGGAAACATTGCGGGACACAATCGACCAGCTGGATCGTCAGATTCAGGAGTTGATCAATAAGCGTGCAAGCTGTGCCCAGCAAGTTGCGGATGTAAAGCAAGCGGGTATGGAAGAGGGCGAGAAAGCCGTCTTTTATCGCCCTGAGCGAGAGGCTCAAGTGCTACGGCGGGTGATGGAACGCAATAGCGGCCCCCTGAATAACGAATCCATGGCGCGGCTGTTTCGTGAAATCATGTCGGCCTGTTTGGCGCTCGAAGAACCCATGAGCATTGCGTATCTGGGGCCGGAAGGTACTTTCACCCAGGCTGCAGCGCAGAAACATTTCGGCCACGCCGTGCGTACATTACCCATGGCGACCATTGACGAAGTGTTCCGTGAAGTGGAATCCGGCAGCGCTCATTACGGAGTGGTGCCGGTTGAAAACTCCACTGAAGGGGTCGTCAACACCACATTGGACTCCTTTACCCATGCCAATGTCACCATCTGTGGTGAAGTGGAGTTGCGCATACACCACCATTTATTGGTGGGTGCCAACACCAAAGAGAATTCCATCAGCCGCATCTACTCTCACCAGCAATCATTTGCCCAGTGTCGCCAGTGGTTGGATGCGCACTATCCCGCGGCGGATCGAATCCCCGTCAGCAGCAATTCCGATGCGGCCAAGCGTATGCAGAGCGAATGGAACGCTGCAGCCATTGCCGGTGAAGTCGCCGCTGAAATTTATGGCCTGAAAAAGGTTGCCTCCAACATTGAAGACAACCCCCATAACAGCACCCGTTTCCTGATTGTTGGCCGAGAGCATGTGCCCAGTTCGGGGCAGGATAAAACCTCAATCATTGTGTCCATGAAGAACAAGCCCGGTGCCCTCTATGAATTGCTGGCACCCTTCCATGAGGCAGGCATCATGCTGACCCGAGTGGAAACCCGCCCATCCCGCGATGGGACCTGGGCCTATCTCTTCTTCATTGATTTCGAAGGCCACGAAAACACGGAATCCGTCAAAAACGTACTCAAGCACGTAGAAGAACTGGCGGTGTACGTGAAGCGACTGGGTTCCTACCCCAAAGCGGTTCTTTAA
- the serC gene encoding 3-phosphoserine/phosphohydroxythreonine transaminase, with translation MTRAYNFCAGPAALPEAVLQKAQAEMLDYQGKGLSVMEMSHRSDEVVAIAEKAERDLRDLLSIPDQYKVLFLQGGASAQFAMVPMNLSDGTQSADYVNTGQWSSKAIKEAKKYCNVHVVASSEEDNFSSVPDFERWQLSSNAAYLHYCPNETIGGVEFDFIPEVNVPLVADFSSSILSEPLDVSRFGLIYAGAQKNIGPAGICVVIVREDLLGNAIPATPTVFDYKTHADNGSMYNTPPTYAWYLSGLVFEWMKQQGGVEAMGKLNRAKSEKLYQYIDGSGFYANPVAVNNRSRMNVPFTLADASLDKAFLKEAEARRLLNLKGHRSVGGMRASIYNAVPMEAVDALIDFMKDFAQRRG, from the coding sequence TGCAGGTCCCGCAGCGCTTCCAGAGGCGGTGTTACAAAAGGCCCAGGCTGAAATGCTCGATTATCAGGGCAAAGGTCTGTCGGTGATGGAGATGAGCCATCGTTCGGATGAAGTGGTGGCAATCGCTGAAAAAGCGGAACGTGATTTGCGGGATCTTCTGAGCATTCCTGATCAGTATAAAGTGCTGTTTTTGCAGGGCGGTGCCAGTGCTCAGTTCGCGATGGTGCCCATGAATCTGTCAGATGGTACTCAGTCTGCGGATTACGTGAACACAGGGCAATGGTCCTCCAAGGCCATTAAAGAAGCCAAAAAGTACTGCAATGTTCACGTAGTGGCCAGTAGCGAGGAGGATAACTTCAGCTCCGTGCCGGACTTTGAGCGCTGGCAATTAAGCAGTAATGCGGCCTATTTGCATTACTGCCCCAACGAAACCATCGGTGGTGTGGAGTTCGATTTCATCCCGGAGGTAAACGTACCCTTGGTGGCGGATTTCTCCTCCAGCATACTGTCTGAACCATTGGATGTAAGCCGTTTCGGCCTGATCTACGCCGGGGCCCAGAAGAATATTGGCCCTGCCGGTATTTGCGTGGTGATTGTGCGTGAGGATTTATTGGGTAACGCCATCCCGGCGACCCCCACCGTGTTCGATTATAAAACCCATGCTGACAACGGCTCTATGTACAACACGCCGCCAACTTATGCCTGGTATCTTTCCGGGCTGGTGTTTGAGTGGATGAAACAGCAAGGCGGTGTAGAGGCCATGGGCAAACTTAACCGCGCCAAGTCGGAAAAACTCTATCAATATATTGATGGCAGTGGCTTTTACGCCAACCCGGTGGCGGTCAATAATCGTTCCCGCATGAATGTGCCGTTTACCTTGGCGGATGCGTCATTGGATAAAGCATTTCTGAAAGAGGCCGAAGCGCGCCGCTTGTTAAACCTGAAAGGGCATCGTTCCGTGGGCGGCATGCGGGCCAGTATATACAACGCAGTTCCCATGGAGGCGGTAGACGCACTGATCGACTTCATGAAAGATTTTGCGCAACGAAGGGGTTAA